The sequence CGGTTACGGTAATTGAGGTGAATAAAAAAGTAAATAATCGCTTCATGTAATATGATCAGTTAATGGTAAATAGAGAGCAATTTTTTTGACCCCTTATTAAAGCCTTTGCTTTAGCACTGCCGCTGACAAGGGGTATATTATTTATTTAAATTGGCAGCCTTTCCACGGCCATCTTTATGGCCAGCGCGAATACCCCTGCCGAGAGGAAAAATATCCAGTCGCGCTGTTTAATTTTTACGAAAGTTAAAAACAAATAGGCTAAAACTAAAATAATTGATACCACAAATATCTGCCCGGCTTCCAGCCCGATGTTAAAGCCGAACAGGCCCATCCCGATAGATTGATCGTGCGCCAGCATAATACGGATGGCGTTTGCAAAGCCCATCCCGTGGATCAAACCAAAACCTAAAGCCAGGTAATAATTAATTTTAACACCGCGGGCAGGCTTATCCAGCTGCCAGATGTTGTTGATGGCCGTGATAAAAATGGTGCAGGGAATTAAAAATTCCACCCATTTGCTGCTAAAGCGGATCACATCTAACACGCTCAATGCCAGTGTTAACGAATGCCCGATAGTGAAGGCGGTAACCAGTATC comes from Mucilaginibacter mali and encodes:
- a CDS encoding HupE/UreJ family protein; protein product: MSDFLFYFTLGWHHIISADALDHQLFILALASVYTFKNIKQVLILVTAFTIGHSLTLALSVLDVIRFSSKWVEFLIPCTIFITAINNIWQLDKPARGVKINYYLALGFGLIHGMGFANAIRIMLAHDQSIGMGLFGFNIGLEAGQIFVVSIILVLAYLFLTFVKIKQRDWIFFLSAGVFALAIKMAVERLPI